In Zingiber officinale cultivar Zhangliang chromosome 9B, Zo_v1.1, whole genome shotgun sequence, the genomic window GTCTGTGAGTTTCACTAGAGTAATGTCAATGAATAATGAAATTGAAGCACTTAGGTCAAATGAAGCTACTTTGGGTCTATGTTAATTGGATTTTCATATATTCCCAACTTAATTTAGATGGAATAGACTGAGCACTCATTTCAATTGACTACTAATTTGTGCTTCTTAGGCCAACATTTGATTCCTTCAATCAGTCAAAGCATCAGATCCATGATCTTTGGTGTTCCTATTTTACAAAGATTTGTTTTCCGGGTAGCACCATCTCTCTCTAAGTTTTCTTGTTATTCTTGTTATTTTCACAATTAGTATTTGCTTCAtactagcaaataaaaggaaaactAATCATCTCTCCCTTTATTCTACTTACAAGCAAATAGGCTTTTCAGTTTCAATAGATCATTTGTTTGTGTGATAGAGGATGTCAAGTTTAACTATCTTATCTTATGAGGCCTCGCAGAATCGATTGTCATACTACTTCATTATAATGATTACGACACAAAATGATCCAACATGACATGAGTATGATGACATCAACACTCTGTTATGTAAATttgtatttttagaaaatttaactaattttctTTAAATTGAATTTGATCATTTTTATTATCTACATTATACAAATTACTTTTTGTAGAAATTTTAACTTATCATGTGTTGCTTTGCCTCGGTCAATATTGAAACGAAATAACAGTACATGATCATAACACAATAATATAAGTTGTTAGCCTTAATTATtctcacatttttttttcttatttgttatTTTTCAACGAGCTGAAGATATCATTCATAGTATAAAGGTTAGATGCGTAAAATAGAAAGGAAAATGTCAGGTGCAATTGACCAAATGTTTTTCTGGTTGCTTGGTGTATTCCTTCTCTAGGACGGACAGTGAACCTTCCTTGGTGGGTGCAATGGTTATATTCACCCAAATTAGTAGGTAAAAAGTGTTGGCTAGACATATAAAAATTTaacattcttttttaaaaaaagtgaGATTAGTGGGAGATAAAATAGAAATGTCATAATTCCAAGTGGTTAGTAGATGACAGAATATTATAAGAATAAATTATGTTGCCATAAGATAAGAGAAAATAGATTTCATAGTTTGATAAGATGAATCAATTATATTTTAGAGTTGTAGGTATTCAGGAGTCAAACTCTCCTcattattataaaatatatatgtgtgtgtgtgtgattatTTTCTCATTACGAAGTTCTTTACTTTATTTGTTCAATCATTATCTTGATAAGGATTTTCACACCCATCAGAAACAATTCTGGTGGACAGTAAAAGTTGCCACCTTTGTCTGTAGAAATCTGCATAGATGCTATAATATGTTACCATTTTATGTCAATAATTTAGCAAGTTTGAATTGTTTGTTGATGTCTTTATCTTATTTGAACCATTGGTGACAGTCCCATCCGTTCGCTTATCGAGTCATGTTTCAATACAAATGAAAGATCAGATGTGAGACTTTACTATGGCATTAGAAACCTTCAGAGGATGGCTTATCAGGTCTGAATTATGAGTTCCATTGTTCAACCTAGGCTTCTCTTATTGAAGAAATTGAATATGATTCTTTTTTTGCTTTTCTATAGGACAGGTTCAAGGATTGGGAATCAAGTGGAGTTAAAATAATACCTGTTTTATCACAACCCGATGAAAGATGGAGTGGTGAAAGAGGATATGTACAGGTAACTCGTAGAACCTATTAGTTTATTCTTGATCAATTATTTACTTTGTGCCAACATTTTCTTGTGACATTTTGCAGGCAGCTTTTTCAAGAGATAAAAGGATACTAAATCCTTTGTCAACTGGTGCTGTACTTTGTGGGCACAGACAAATGGCAGAGGTATGATTTTCTGAGATACTATCAGATTCATAGGCAAAATGATCCTAATAATTGTTAATTGTGTGTGAATATGATTGATGTAATTATAATGGGGTTGGTGTTGCAAGTTTATTTACAGGGGAAGGTGTCAAATCTATGGGAGGTGGATGAATTTcttattatatatttttgtatTGATTTTATGCATCAATGTTTTATTcatttataatttaattgaataatttcctattttcattacatcatattatttttaaaaaaaaaaattatgttgatTCAGCTATAAATACTTTATAAATGCACagtatagaaatttccttttttaaatgaATTGATTGGTCTTTGTTTCATCCACTTGTCTTTTGAAATATTACTTGACAGATTTTTAGCTAGTTCATACCAAGAAATAGGCTGCTTAGTGCAATTGTTTCTACCCAATTTTAGGATTCCATCACATGGAGTGTCAACAGATTTATTTGTCGTGCAGTTTTTCTTAATGTAATTTGACATTTAACCATTCAATTTAGGCCAAGCTTAAGATAAGGATGTTCTCTTGGATAAATTTAAGATGCTTAATGACATCAGACTTGCGGTCAAAGCTTGAGATATGATGCGAGACCTGTATTCTTACTTAAAGATTCTTGACttcattaaagaaattaaattgTCTAGAATACACATTCAATGCTGGACCTGTTTACTTAAAGATTATATTGTCTATGGATAATGTGTTATCAATGCTATCTGATATACTAGATGAAGCCGAGCTTCTGAACAAACTTCCTTTCAACTAATGCCTTTACTTCAAGCTTTTCTTGATTACTTTTCTATACAAAACACAGGTCAGAACTTGATGTCTCTGCATACATTTGTTCTTTATGTAGGATGTTACATCGGAGCTCGTCGCTAGTGGTGTATCAAACGAAAAAATCTTGATGAACATCTAACCTCTTTCTTTTTTGTTGTTGTAGCGTAAGCATGATCAACTGTATTCTTTTGATATCAGATGCTGTGATCGTCTGATTGAACATGAGAGGAAAATAAGTTATTACAATTTTTCCCACCTCATTACATGTATCAAATCGATCGGTTCCTCATTGCTGGGGGCATGTACTGAATGATTATAGAAGTTTCTTTTGTCAATCATAATCTGTCAGCTCGGGAAAAAATAAGACATTCTTGTGCAAGGATGAATGATAATATTGAATTTCCACTACAGTTTATTACACCCATATTGTTGATTTAATTAATACCaactcaattttgaaaattatcaaATGCCGTTCTACATTCTTCGCACTTTACACTGgacagtgtttttttttttactaaattctATGTATAAATATGTTCTTAATTATATCTAATCTTATTTGgtttataatatataaatatgaagtaattatattttataaaattaacataaaaaatGAGAACATCGTAATCAGGATCTTTTTGAAACAGCTGTGGATTAGCTGAACTTTATATAAACTAAAACTCGAACCAAATTACCCATTCCTCTCCTCGCTAACTACCTACTTAAAAGCTGCTCTACCCAAAATTTCTCTGATCAGATTATGCTCTCTAATCATTAGTACTGTGCTGCCAACTTGCTGCCAGAGCCTACCTACAGCAAATCTTCGGACTACAATAAATTTAACACACCCATTCAAATCAATTGCCTAAAGGATTCCCCCTAATCATTAAGctaacttctcttctttcttGCCAACCCAACAACCACTGCCCACTGTTCAACTCATATCCAATTCTGCAaatcaagagagagagagagagagagagagagatctatTTTAAATTGTATTCAGGAACTGTAATCCCCCAGTTGCAAATCCCTGCAGCCAAAAATGCAACGgttttaaattgttttttttcATCTCTTTGTTTCCATGCATGACCTAATCCCATGTGCAGCCTCTGTTAGTTTTATTCGTATATCAAGAGCGACCCCTTGACAAATTCCTAGAGCTTGCGCTTTTTAAAGCCCCCCGTCGCCTTCCACTTCACCAGCATCCTCCAAGTTGGACGTCCTCGTCGCGGGGGCCATGGGGAACGCCGCGTGCGCGCACTACTCCGCCTCGGCCAAGGTCATCAACGGCGCCGGAGAGATCGAGGAGTACGTCGGCCGCCGCCCGGTGCGGGCCGGCGAGGTCATGGTGGAGCACCCGGGGCAGTTTGTGTGCGACGCCGGGCGCCTCGGCGTGGGGTACCGGGTTCCGGGGCTGGCGGCGGACGAGGAGCTCGAAAGGCGGCGCCTTTACTTCTTGCTGCCGATGGACATGCTTTTCTCGTTGCTGACAGAGGAGGAGATGGAGGCGCTGGCAAGCCGGGCGGCGGCGGCGAAGAGCTACTTCGGGCGGAGGATTTTTCCGGCGTTGAGTGATTTCAGCTTGGTACGGGATGAAGTAAAGCAGGTCAGGAATGAGCCGGCGATGAGGAAGCGAACGGCGCGGCAACGGTCGTGGACACCGGCGTTGGAAACCATTGAAGAGGTTCCCTGAACCATTTAAGCCAACCTTTTTTTGTGTGCTTAATTTGTACATCTCTTCCCTTCTTTTCCTGCATGGATTCTGCTCTAACATCTTTGATTGACTAAATCTGAATAATTTGAAGGCTTCATTGTTGCCTGTGGGCTTTATGTAACATGAAAATTCTTATAAAGATCTCCACTTTTTGTTCGGGATGCAATCGAACTGATACTGTGCAATAACTTGTGAAACTTTATTCAAAATATAAATCCTTTTTAGAATATCAAATGCATCTTTCACCAGCTACCGCGAATCATTCAGACACTGCTTTCTCCATTAGATTGAACATACACTTACCAAATTCCCTGTAAACAAGTACAAACGTGAGTATCCGACAGGCAGTTTCTTCTCTCTACAGAAGCAGCAGCGCAAATTACCAGTTGGCGGCTGCAAGCAAGAGGAAAAGCCCTTATTGCTCTAACCATTACAAAGAGTAGCAAAAGCAATCCAGCAACTCTCAGCACCATTATCTTTTATTTCGTTAAGCACAGAAGCTAGCCAGCACAAGTATTTTGGAAATCATGCGCAAATTTGGCCTAGTTCTGAGCTAGATTGATATTGGCAGAATTCTTCATTTGATTCAGATAAAACCAGCTCAATCTATAATCCTGAAAGCCGATGAGATGAAAAGTTAAGGATGTGGTGCTCTTGTTGATCGTCTATAGATTTCGCTCGAACCTGCAACATAAATTACGTCAATGCATAGTCAGGGAAGGAGTCCCCGGtattggccctccgacactcaagtcagtcaccggtgaTGAAGTAGAAAGCGGAGCAGCAAGAAGACTGTAACACAAACAATGAATATTACATATTGCGCATACCTCGGCCGATACTTGGCCTCCCCTTTATATAAAGCTCCTGTAGCGTGCGTGCACGCTCCCCCAGGCGAACATGTTTCTcaaaattttctttgaaaaaacttatcagtaaagtgtcctgacacaataccttaacgagccaagtatatctctgacgtgatagtggaagcttccgccgtacgatcttccTGTTGCCCATGTCGACCGTcagcgacactaactcccaaaaggatatcgctGCATAACACAAGGGTCTACTGCTAGGCCGAGCAGAGTAGCCGTTCGCCCGAGACATTGTTGTTACCTGTGTATCACCCGCTCGGCCGGGACTTCGTCGTGTCCACTCAGCCGTAGTGCCACTACGCTTGTGTCACATCCGCTCGATCGAAGATCCACGATGTCAATGTCGAGTCCTGCTGCATGGCCGAGCAGACTAGCTGCTCGGGCTGTCTTCTGCATATTGTTTCCTCCTCCATTCGACATTCAATACTTCGTTGAGCGTCGGTCCTCTCGATCAGGGTGTGATCGTCCGACCAGCCAATGATGTCTGAGTGTTGACCGGTTCGCCTGACCGGTCAATGATGTCTGAGCACTGACCTGTTCGTCCGACCAGTCGATGATGTTTAGCGTTGACCGTAGTCTTGACTTTGATCTCCATCATGATAGCTATCCTCCATAGGATGAGATCCCTTCTTACCATCACATCAAGAAGTAAGGTACATACAATACGACACGACGGTTTCAAGTTGAAGTATGGTTTTCATTAAATAAGACACAAATATTCTATTCATTGTTAGCTTGTTCATGTCAAGCCCTTTTTTTAAGCaataatttcttttataaagATGAACTGAATGCAATATGAAGTTTTGGTGGGGCATTGCTGTTctggtttttagaaaaataaatctgTAGGTTTTAACCAACTACAAAGAAAGATTTTGATGGTTGACTGACTTATTTGGAATTGACTAAATTTTGCTCATATATTGATTTCTCCCCACCTAATCAGACTTAATTCATGTTCTAAGATCAATTTGTACTGAACTAATTCGTCAATCGATACATATGATTTTTTAACCAAATTAAACTTTTAGGATTCTTCTAATTTATTGATCGAAGAGTTCTGCCGTTTCCTCTGTTTCTCTTCCACTAAACCAAAAACAAAAACAGAAAAACACTACACAAGACAGAAGATTTAGCGAATCAAATAATAATCGATTATGTCGAGGTTGACAGAGATTCCTTCCAACACGTTACACGCACTCAATGCATCGAGAACAACAGCAGCAGAAACAACGCCGCCGCCGGCGGCATGCTCAGCCCGGCCACCGCCACGGTCGCCAGCCCGACGCTGGGCCGAGCGTTCATCAACGCCGCCTGCGCCATCCCCATAAACTCCGACACGTCCGATCCATATCTCTTGTAGTAGCGTCGCTCCCACTCCATCCAATCCCCCGGGGCCTCGTTAACTCTGTCGCTGTAGTTCTCCGCCATCCTCCTTTCGTGAATCCTCCTCCGCAGAGTCACCATGTTCCCGTCCACGAGCCTGCTGCCGCCGTCATCGTTCTTGAGAGCGCAAACCGAGAATCTCTTTCGCTGGAAGTGGGAGCGACCGTGAGAGCCGGAGAGGCATGCAGTGAGTGGAGAAGACGACGAAGGCAGAAGATGCATACGCCATGTATGAGGGTTTGATGGTTAAGGAAGCAACTAATGAAGCGTATTTATAATGGTGGCCGGAGGAATGCAGATGCTTAAGGAGAAAGTAATCAATGAAGGAAGCGATCGAGCAAATGGAGTTACGTTGAAGGATGCAATCTCAGTACCGATAGCGGTCAATTCCACGTTGCTGCTCTTCGAGTAGTGCAGGGTATCATGTCAATTtttcaattattatatttaaaatttaagataaacaatttattttattaaatttaaataattattttttacaatatattaattatcctaaaattttacttttttttattattttcttctcttccttctattttattattatatttatgaaatgaattaaaggaaaaaaattaaaaagaatgagTGGAACCAgaaagattaaaaagaaatattattttaattttaggaTAAAGGTTTTactccttaaatttaaataatcattattcatcaaatctaaatttaggtaATAGATAGGGTAATTAATGCAAAGATTTTTTAACTATTCTatccaaaatttaaggtaaaatcttTAGATATGATGTTGATATAAATGCTCTAAACTAGAACAAATCAACATTACATTGGTGTTGGTTGCTGGTTTGCGTATATCAGCATCATATTCATATTGGTCTTTAAAGATCAGCACTAATAGTAGTACGAATCAGCGCAAATCAGTATCACATTGGTACAtgtctttaaaaatcaacaccaatAGTGATACAAACCAACACAAATCAACACAACATTGGTACTAGTGTTTAAAGATCAACACCAATAGTAGTGCAAATCAGCACAAATCAGTACCACGTTGGTGCTAGTTTGCGTAAATCAACACCACGTTGATGTTAGTCTTTAAAGATCAACACCAACAGTGGTGCAAACCAGCACAAATCAGCATCACGCTGATATTGATTTGTGCAAACTAGCACCATCGTGGTGCTGATTTTTAAATATCAACACCAACAGTAGTGCAAACCAGCGCAAAACAGCACCACGTTGATACTAGTTTGCATAAATTAGCACCATGTTAGTGATGGTCTTTAAAGATCAGCACTAATAATGGTGCAAACTAGCATAAATCAGCACCACATTGATATTAGTTTGCACAAACTAGCACAAACGTGGTGTTAGTCTTTAAATATCAGCACCAACAGTGGTGCAAACAGCGTAAATCAGCACCACGTTGGTGCTAGTTTGCGCAAATTAACACCATGTTGGTGCTAGTCAACAGTGGTGCAAACTAACGTAAATTAACACCGCATTAGTGTTGATTTGTGTAAATCAACACCAACAGTGATGTAAATCAGTGCCACGTTGATGTTAGTATTTAAAGATCATCACTAACAGTGGTGCAAACCAGCACAAATAAGCACCACGTTGGTACTAATTTACGTAAATCAACACCACATTAGTGCTGATTTACATAAATCAGTACCACGTTAGTGCATAAATCAATACCACATTGGTGTTAGTCTTGAAAGATCAACATCAACAGTGGTGCAAACCAGTGCAAATCAACACCACATTGATGTTGGGTGTCGGTTTGCACTGGTTTACACCACTGTTGGTGCTGGTCTTTAGTGCTGATCTTTAAAAACTAGCACCAACATGATGCCAGTTTGTAAAAATCAACACCAAAGTGTTGGTGTTGATTTTCATGTTGGTGTTGGTTTGTAGAAACTAACACCAACGTGCAtgcaagagagagaaaaaaattacatgtagatgagaaagaaaaataaaaaaattaattttggctgCGTTAAACCATCCATGTTGGATGTTGTCCATTGTCGCTCAAGATAAGTCACCCAAGatatcatctctctctctctctctctctctctctctctctctatatatatatatatatatatatcagggtCGGCCCTGGAGGAGGGCGGCACTCGGCGATGGTCCTGGGCCCATAATTTGATAgggcccaattttttttttttttagtattatgtatTACAGCCATGTAATTGGAGCTTTGAATAGTTGGGCTCAAATTCATATTTCAgaatcttttgatattgtcttttaCTTTTATATATTTAGGCATGTAATTGGGGTCTTGAGTAGTTGAGGCCCAAATTTATTTTGGACCTTTTTTTTTCCGCCTCGggcctcatatatatatatatatatatatatatatatatatatatatatatactcactCTGTGAGCGGAAtgtgtaatttttttatttttaaaaaaattatttagcttAAATATTATAACcctaatcttaaattttaaaccctaactctaaaaaaaataaagaaaaaaaatatacatgatGTACATAAGAAGACAAGGTGAGCACCATATGATAATTAAGTAAGAAAATCCTATACCACTATTTTTAATGGGCTCCGTTGGAATTGTTTAGTTGTGTATTTTTAATGGTTGGGGTTGTTTAGAGTTCGTAGGGTTTTTAATAAAACCAGTCTTTTTTTGGATGTTTGTTGAGTCAGAGTGTTTTTAAAGTTGGTTTGGCTATTTGGCATTGTTTTGAGATGTTTTTTAGATTTTCGAGGAACTAGATCAATAGAGAGgatatctttttcttttatactaaTACTTTGTTTATTTCCAGTGAGCCTCACATGTAAATGACCTCACAGTTAAACCATTGTTctaactatttttcaaaaaatttagactagtAGTTTTCCTTACTTAGTCTGCGCAGGACTTATCCCATAAAAATATTGTTTATTCCAGGATACATGACATCCTAAGAAGGGATGTGAGGTTATGAGATTGTCAGATATGGTTCCTTAGAT contains:
- the LOC122025191 gene encoding uncharacterized protein LOC122025191, yielding MGNAACAHYSASAKVINGAGEIEEYVGRRPVRAGEVMVEHPGQFVCDAGRLGVGYRVPGLAADEELERRRLYFLLPMDMLFSLLTEEEMEALASRAAAAKSYFGRRIFPALSDFSLVRDEVKQVRNEPAMRKRTARQRSWTPALETIEEVP
- the LOC122022419 gene encoding uncharacterized protein LOC122022419, with the translated sequence MHLLPSSSSPLTACLSGSHGRSHFQRKRFSVCALKNDDGGSRLVDGNMVTLRRRIHERRMAENYSDRVNEAPGDWMEWERRYYKRYGSDVSEFMGMAQAALMNARPSVGLATVAVAGLSMPPAAALFLLLLFSMH